One region of Prochlorococcus marinus str. GP2 genomic DNA includes:
- a CDS encoding DUF58 domain-containing protein, with the protein MQFVNQNKWFYRKFYKKSGKIVLGFKNLYIFPNLFGLYWILTLITIYILGINLENNLTVFISYLMIIVFVISLFLTHFNIHGLELISINQKINFANSEIKYRIILDTKKIRNNIKLKFLNEENKFIFIEKIVERKIESLPIKGKKRGIYNPDIIYGESSSPFSLFNCWFYWLPIENFVVAPQKKKGKINKQNFKGNKNKNKNFNNKNGDQFINIKPYREGERKSSIHWKSMARSRILLSKNFANENTNDKWLLLNKNLPIEKALEHLCFEIYNHYQNNKVFGILLSKNEFITPNKSEKHYQKCLTMLAYFNHEKI; encoded by the coding sequence ATGCAATTCGTTAATCAAAATAAATGGTTTTATAGAAAATTTTATAAAAAGTCTGGGAAAATAGTACTAGGTTTTAAAAATCTTTATATCTTTCCAAATCTTTTTGGACTTTATTGGATCCTTACCTTAATTACTATATATATTTTAGGAATTAACTTAGAGAATAATCTAACTGTTTTTATATCATATTTAATGATTATAGTTTTTGTAATAAGCTTATTTCTTACGCATTTCAATATTCATGGCCTAGAACTTATATCAATAAATCAAAAAATTAATTTTGCTAATTCTGAAATTAAATATCGAATTATCCTGGATACAAAAAAAATTAGAAACAATATTAAACTAAAATTTCTTAATGAAGAAAATAAATTTATTTTCATAGAAAAAATTGTAGAAAGAAAAATTGAATCTCTACCAATAAAAGGTAAGAAAAGAGGTATATATAATCCAGACATAATTTATGGTGAATCATCTTCACCTTTTTCTCTTTTTAATTGTTGGTTCTATTGGCTACCAATTGAAAATTTCGTAGTTGCACCACAGAAAAAAAAAGGAAAGATAAATAAACAAAACTTTAAAGGTAACAAAAATAAAAATAAAAATTTCAACAATAAAAATGGAGATCAATTTATAAATATAAAGCCTTACAGAGAAGGGGAAAGAAAATCATCCATTCATTGGAAATCCATGGCAAGATCAAGAATTCTTTTATCAAAAAACTTTGCTAATGAAAATACTAATGATAAATGGTTGTTATTAAACAAAAACTTACCAATTGAAAAAGCACTTGAGCATTTATGTTTTGAAATTTATAATCATTATCAAAATAATAAAGTTTTTGGAATATTACTTAGCAAAAATGAATTCATCACCCCAAATAAAAGTGAAAAGCATTATCAAAAATGCCTCACAATGCTAGCTTACTTCAATCATGAAAAGATTTAA
- a CDS encoding AAA family ATPase encodes MKEKINSLLDELNKVILGNEKQIKLAVICLLAKGHLLIEDLPGTGKSTLSKTLAKCFGLNSKSVHFTSDLLPSDIIGINVFNSEKSSFQFEPGPIFSNFFLADEINRASPRTQSALLEAMNDNEINIEGVTMKLPSQFFVIATQNPLDQVGTSPLPESQLDRFLMRISLGKPNREAEKEILKGENKTPSAIKQIMSKDDLIFIQKELINKKLSNEIYEYILDLLSESRRLREGGLSTRAAIAVINASKACAYVNGATDVTPDHVQYIFKSVAEHRLDNGYIDSSSLSEKIIQEVDAIR; translated from the coding sequence ATGAAAGAAAAAATTAATTCACTTTTAGATGAACTAAATAAAGTAATTCTTGGTAATGAAAAACAAATTAAATTGGCAGTTATATGTCTTTTGGCTAAAGGTCACTTACTCATAGAAGATCTCCCTGGGACAGGGAAATCGACCTTATCTAAAACTCTTGCTAAATGCTTTGGTCTAAATTCAAAATCTGTACACTTTACAAGTGACCTTTTACCTTCAGATATTATCGGTATAAATGTATTCAATTCAGAAAAGTCATCTTTCCAGTTTGAGCCTGGCCCAATCTTCAGTAATTTCTTTTTAGCAGATGAAATAAATAGAGCCAGTCCAAGAACACAAAGCGCCTTACTGGAAGCAATGAATGACAATGAAATTAATATAGAAGGTGTAACGATGAAACTACCTTCTCAATTTTTCGTAATCGCAACTCAAAACCCTTTAGATCAAGTCGGTACATCACCTCTCCCCGAATCTCAATTAGATCGATTTTTAATGAGGATATCTCTAGGGAAACCAAATAGAGAAGCTGAAAAAGAGATTTTAAAGGGAGAGAATAAAACTCCCAGTGCAATCAAACAAATAATGTCTAAAGATGATCTCATATTTATTCAAAAAGAGTTAATTAATAAAAAATTATCAAATGAAATTTATGAATACATATTAGATTTACTTTCAGAAAGTAGAAGACTCAGGGAAGGGGGATTAAGCACAAGAGCCGCGATTGCAGTTATAAATGCATCAAAAGCATGTGCTTATGTAAATGGTGCCACTGACGTTACACCGGATCACGTTCAATACATTTTTAAATCAGTCGCTGAACATAGATTGGATAATGGATATATTGATTCTTCTTCACTATCTGAAAAAATAATTCAAGAAGTGGATGCAATTCGTTAA
- a CDS encoding DUF4278 domain-containing protein has protein sequence MTLIYRGQKYTQNKEAVKKQHNELTYRGKSYTS, from the coding sequence ATGACTCTTATTTACAGAGGACAAAAGTACACTCAAAACAAGGAAGCTGTAAAAAAACAGCATAATGAACTTACTTATAGAGGTAAATCTTACACTAGTTAG
- a CDS encoding RNA recognition motif-containing protein, whose protein sequence is MTLSLNIGNLFNDSSSHALVDELKKRTLEADILEFEEKFNSKNEKNLHIYICRFLKNRSISRGVASKWLITIIKNKESKIEALQKLKN, encoded by the coding sequence ATGACATTAAGCTTAAATATTGGGAACCTATTTAATGATTCCTCAAGCCATGCCTTAGTTGATGAGCTTAAAAAGAGAACGCTAGAAGCGGATATATTAGAATTTGAAGAAAAATTTAATTCCAAAAACGAAAAAAATCTACATATTTATATATGTAGATTTTTAAAAAATAGATCAATATCTAGAGGGGTTGCCTCTAAATGGTTAATAACCATAATTAAAAATAAAGAATCAAAAATTGAAGCTTTGCAAAAATTAAAGAATTAG
- the nrdJ gene encoding ribonucleoside-triphosphate reductase, adenosylcobalamin-dependent — protein MTVAPNKASSESNSNNLKKDDFPKTAPAAYPVFFRSYSRKTSSGKRENWSEVGQRNLSGLKELGKLSDEELILMREMQSNQKAQPSGRWLWIGGTPWINKNQNFSGAYNCTSTNLIDWEAFALMMDLAMMGCGTGAIIEPHFINNLPTVINKINIKRVSEVGITPKDQREEKSSLEIKGKDLHIKVGDSRRGWVDSYKYLLEASSNENLAREIDVYIDLEDIRPAGESLKGFGGMANPIKLKDLYSRVASLLGKAIGRKLSTVECCLLIDEAAVTIVAGNIRRSAGMRQFASDDKEAASAKENLWSQDENGNWRIDPEKDALRMANHTRVYHTKPTYQTVLDAVTKQFYSGEGAIQFAPEAIARSNADILKDDELRKEFIEIYSEQGKDEARNWINSSYGPFSEEELDHRMSRYGLNPCGEILGNDFHCNLAEVHLNQIDPGNFEEQKKAFKAAALSVACLLNHEFEVERYRKSREYDPIVGVSFTGLFDFCVHAFGTPWLKWWEAGRPNNEEGKAFKEKEAKFLDYWRKIVKETVWEYCDKHNLRRPNRCTTVQPAGTKSLLTGAAPGWHPPKAQRFIRRITFRKNDPIALACMDYGYSVVPSQSDKDENGCLLDNPFDPRCTEWLVEIPTEVSWANIKGADQIDINNFSALAQFDFYMQVQKFYTEHNTSATVEFRENEIEDLAKAIHNAIENNEGYISAALLARFSANATFPRLPFEPISKEEYISLQNKVLERKVNSDFFDALNKYDVGELSEAGPAGCDSDKCLLPLAKPKD, from the coding sequence GTGACTGTTGCACCAAATAAAGCTTCTTCAGAGAGCAATTCCAATAATCTTAAAAAAGATGATTTTCCAAAGACTGCTCCAGCTGCTTATCCAGTTTTTTTCAGATCTTACAGTAGAAAAACTTCATCTGGCAAAAGGGAGAACTGGAGCGAAGTAGGCCAAAGGAATTTATCAGGCTTAAAAGAATTAGGAAAACTTTCTGATGAAGAATTGATCCTGATGAGAGAGATGCAAAGCAACCAAAAAGCTCAACCATCAGGGAGATGGTTATGGATTGGAGGAACTCCTTGGATTAATAAAAACCAAAATTTTTCCGGGGCATACAACTGTACTTCAACAAATTTAATTGATTGGGAAGCCTTTGCTTTAATGATGGACTTAGCAATGATGGGTTGTGGCACAGGTGCAATAATTGAGCCTCATTTTATAAACAATTTACCTACTGTAATAAACAAAATAAACATTAAAAGAGTTAGCGAAGTTGGAATCACTCCTAAAGATCAAAGGGAAGAAAAATCATCATTAGAAATCAAAGGTAAAGACCTACATATCAAAGTTGGAGATAGCAGAAGAGGATGGGTAGATAGCTATAAATATCTTCTTGAGGCATCAAGTAACGAGAATCTTGCAAGAGAAATTGATGTTTATATTGATTTGGAAGATATTAGGCCTGCTGGAGAATCATTAAAAGGTTTTGGTGGTATGGCAAATCCTATCAAACTGAAAGATCTTTACTCTAGAGTCGCATCACTTCTTGGAAAAGCGATAGGAAGGAAATTAAGTACTGTAGAGTGTTGTTTATTAATTGATGAAGCTGCAGTAACCATAGTTGCTGGGAATATAAGAAGAAGTGCTGGAATGAGACAATTTGCTTCAGATGATAAGGAAGCAGCATCTGCGAAAGAAAATTTATGGAGTCAAGATGAGAATGGTAATTGGAGAATAGATCCTGAAAAAGATGCCCTAAGGATGGCTAATCATACTAGGGTTTACCATACTAAACCAACTTACCAAACTGTTTTAGATGCAGTAACGAAACAATTCTATTCCGGGGAGGGAGCTATTCAATTTGCTCCAGAAGCAATCGCAAGATCAAATGCAGATATTCTCAAGGATGATGAATTGAGAAAAGAATTTATTGAAATCTACTCAGAACAAGGTAAGGATGAAGCGAGAAATTGGATAAATAGTAGTTATGGTCCATTTTCAGAAGAAGAGTTGGACCACAGGATGAGCAGATATGGACTTAACCCTTGTGGTGAGATCTTGGGAAATGATTTCCACTGCAATTTAGCTGAAGTTCATTTAAATCAAATTGATCCAGGAAATTTTGAAGAGCAAAAAAAGGCTTTTAAAGCAGCGGCTCTTTCTGTAGCATGCTTACTTAACCATGAATTTGAAGTTGAGCGTTACAGAAAAAGTAGGGAATATGATCCTATTGTGGGAGTAAGTTTCACTGGATTATTTGATTTTTGTGTCCATGCCTTTGGGACGCCATGGTTGAAATGGTGGGAAGCAGGAAGGCCAAATAACGAAGAAGGGAAGGCCTTCAAAGAAAAGGAAGCTAAATTCCTAGATTATTGGAGAAAAATAGTAAAAGAAACTGTATGGGAATATTGTGATAAGCATAATCTAAGAAGACCAAATAGATGCACAACAGTACAGCCAGCGGGAACTAAGAGTCTTCTTACTGGAGCAGCTCCAGGATGGCATCCTCCAAAGGCTCAAAGATTCATAAGAAGAATAACTTTCAGGAAAAATGACCCAATTGCTTTAGCTTGCATGGATTATGGTTACTCAGTTGTTCCATCTCAATCAGATAAAGATGAAAATGGATGCTTGCTCGATAATCCATTTGATCCAAGATGTACAGAATGGTTAGTTGAAATACCTACAGAAGTTAGTTGGGCAAACATAAAGGGCGCAGACCAAATAGACATCAATAATTTCTCAGCATTAGCTCAATTTGATTTTTACATGCAAGTGCAGAAATTTTACACAGAGCATAATACCTCTGCAACCGTAGAATTTAGAGAAAATGAAATCGAGGATTTAGCAAAAGCTATTCATAATGCAATAGAAAATAATGAAGGATATATTTCAGCGGCATTGTTGGCTCGATTTAGTGCTAACGCTACTTTCCCGAGGTTACCTTTTGAACCAATAAGCAAAGAGGAATATATATCATTGCAAAATAAAGTATTAGAGAGGAAAGTCAATAGTGATTTCTTTGACGCTCTTAATAAATATGATGTTGGAGAACTATCTGAAGCAGGACCAGCGGGTTGTGATTCAGATAAGTGTCTTCTTCCTCTGGCCAAACCAAAAGATTAA
- a CDS encoding class I SAM-dependent methyltransferase has translation MERIPEPELMLEKKQVISYDEADFSEGEVNLINQINYYLLRKNISLGEKDLIVDLGCGPGNISERLAIKWPNTEVVGIDGSKEMILRAEYNKSIFTNQKKLKNLRYICSDIKDIKSKNFLLKKRISLLVSNSLIHHVTNLEDFFNTIRSLSSNTTVNFHKDLKRPLDEKSALELKAQCSKKYNEILTNDYYASLRASYSFKELKNFTLENDLSSLDVFEEGDNYLIVYGNV, from the coding sequence ATGGAAAGAATCCCTGAACCTGAATTAATGTTAGAAAAAAAACAAGTCATTTCTTATGACGAAGCTGATTTTTCAGAAGGGGAAGTTAATCTAATCAATCAAATAAATTATTATCTTTTGAGAAAAAATATTTCTTTAGGTGAAAAAGATTTAATAGTTGATTTAGGATGCGGCCCAGGAAATATTTCTGAGAGGTTAGCAATAAAATGGCCTAATACTGAAGTAGTTGGTATAGACGGTTCTAAAGAGATGATTTTGAGAGCAGAATATAATAAAAGTATTTTTACTAATCAAAAAAAATTAAAAAATTTACGCTACATTTGTTCTGACATCAAGGACATTAAATCAAAGAATTTCTTACTTAAAAAAAGAATTAGTTTGCTTGTAAGCAACAGTTTGATTCATCATGTTACTAATCTTGAAGATTTCTTCAACACAATAAGAAGTTTGTCTAGTAATACAACTGTAAATTTTCACAAGGACTTAAAAAGGCCATTAGATGAAAAGTCTGCTTTAGAACTCAAAGCACAATGTTCAAAAAAATATAATGAGATATTAACAAATGATTATTATGCATCTTTAAGAGCTTCTTACTCTTTTAAAGAGTTAAAAAATTTCACTTTGGAGAATGATTTATCCTCTTTAGATGTGTTTGAAGAAGGTGATAATTATTTAATAGTCTATGGTAATGTTTAA
- a CDS encoding peptide chain release factor 3 codes for MSLGTKILNNKEILDAVNKRRNFAIISHPDAGKTTLTEKLLLYGGAIQQAGAVKARGNQRKATSDWMELEKQRGISITSTVLQFEYERSVINLLDTPGHQDFSEDTYRTLAAADNAVMLEDAAKGLEPQTRKLFEVCKMRKIPIFTFINKMDRPGREPFSLLDEIESELGLNTLPINWPIGSGEEFRGVIDRFSREVILFDKAVRGKQSNEKRLSLEDKELLKYVERDLLQNALEELEVLDEAGSKFEKENVFNGSLTPVFFGSAMTNFGVRPFLDSFLKMAQKPTSRNSNKGDIEPASDEFSGFVFKLQANMDPKHRDRVAFIRVCSGKFEKDMSVKHSRTGKTIRLSRPQKIFGQDREVVDDAYPGDVIGLNNPGMFSIGDTLYTGSHLEYEGIPSFSPEIFSWLRNPNPSAFKNFRKGVNELREEGAVQILYDFDESKRDPILAAVGQLQLEVVTHRLKSEYGVDANLQAMPYQLARWISDGWPAIEKLGRIFNCKIVKDCWNRPVILFKNEWNLNQFVEDNNQLNLNKVAPVVSGVEPIVL; via the coding sequence ATGAGCTTAGGTACTAAAATTCTAAATAATAAAGAAATACTGGATGCGGTAAATAAAAGAAGAAATTTTGCTATTATTTCTCATCCAGATGCTGGGAAAACGACACTTACTGAGAAGCTTCTTTTGTATGGAGGCGCCATTCAACAGGCAGGAGCAGTAAAAGCTAGAGGTAATCAGAGAAAAGCTACCTCAGACTGGATGGAACTTGAAAAACAAAGAGGTATTTCTATTACATCAACTGTATTGCAATTTGAATATGAAAGATCAGTAATCAATCTATTAGATACACCAGGACACCAAGATTTCTCCGAAGATACTTATAGAACATTAGCTGCTGCTGATAATGCAGTTATGTTGGAAGATGCTGCTAAAGGACTAGAACCTCAAACTAGAAAATTGTTTGAAGTTTGCAAGATGCGAAAAATACCAATATTTACTTTTATAAATAAAATGGATAGACCAGGAAGAGAGCCATTTTCTTTACTCGATGAAATTGAATCAGAACTTGGATTAAATACTTTGCCTATTAACTGGCCAATTGGGAGTGGCGAGGAATTTAGAGGGGTTATTGATAGATTTTCGAGGGAGGTGATTTTATTTGATAAAGCTGTGAGAGGGAAACAATCGAATGAGAAAAGATTAAGTCTTGAAGATAAAGAGCTATTAAAATATGTAGAGAGAGATTTACTTCAAAACGCACTTGAAGAATTGGAGGTTCTTGACGAGGCAGGATCGAAATTTGAAAAAGAAAATGTTTTTAATGGCTCTTTAACCCCAGTTTTCTTTGGATCTGCTATGACTAATTTTGGTGTAAGACCATTTTTAGATAGTTTTTTAAAAATGGCACAAAAACCAACTTCAAGAAATAGTAATAAAGGGGATATTGAACCTGCAAGCGATGAATTTAGTGGGTTTGTTTTTAAGCTTCAGGCAAATATGGATCCAAAGCACAGAGATAGGGTCGCTTTTATAAGAGTTTGTAGTGGTAAATTTGAAAAGGATATGTCAGTTAAACATTCTAGAACTGGGAAAACAATCAGATTATCAAGACCACAAAAAATATTTGGGCAAGATAGAGAAGTAGTTGATGATGCCTATCCTGGAGATGTTATTGGTTTAAATAATCCAGGTATGTTCTCTATTGGAGATACTCTTTATACTGGTTCTCATTTGGAATATGAGGGCATACCCTCCTTTAGTCCTGAAATATTCAGCTGGCTTAGAAATCCAAATCCATCAGCATTTAAAAACTTTAGAAAGGGTGTTAATGAACTTCGAGAAGAAGGTGCTGTTCAGATTCTTTATGACTTTGATGAGAGTAAAAGAGACCCTATACTCGCAGCTGTCGGTCAATTGCAGTTGGAGGTAGTAACTCATAGATTAAAAAGTGAATATGGTGTAGATGCAAATCTTCAAGCAATGCCATATCAATTGGCTAGATGGATTTCTGATGGTTGGCCAGCCATTGAAAAACTAGGCAGAATATTCAATTGTAAAATAGTTAAAGATTGTTGGAATAGGCCAGTTATTCTTTTCAAAAATGAGTGGAATCTAAATCAATTTGTTGAGGACAATAATCAATTAAATTTAAACAAAGTTGCTCCCGTTGTTAGTGGAGTCGAACCAATTGTTTTATAA
- a CDS encoding CPP1-like family protein, giving the protein MDSNSSQNNNEKSPYEILGVKEGAAFEDIQKARDIKVKEAGEDLILKAKIESSFDQLLMGSLKARQSGNVSYEAVSASKKEKQINQVTINNFPLLSKIKNFNNNSKNSSQYSLPKITTPSFDNLSIKISVGLLFLILLFISPDSNNRILLSISTLILTYTQIKSGKRFIGSLGWSVTFLSIGLIFGGLLENNSFIQEVSNNSLSIQKIQSIPAMVILWLGIIFL; this is encoded by the coding sequence TTGGATTCAAACAGTAGTCAAAACAATAACGAAAAATCACCTTATGAAATTTTAGGTGTAAAAGAAGGGGCTGCTTTTGAGGATATTCAGAAGGCTAGAGATATTAAAGTTAAAGAGGCTGGTGAAGATTTAATTTTAAAAGCGAAAATAGAGTCTTCCTTTGATCAATTACTAATGGGTAGTTTGAAAGCCAGGCAATCAGGAAATGTAAGCTATGAAGCTGTGAGTGCCTCAAAAAAAGAAAAACAAATTAATCAAGTTACAATTAATAATTTCCCACTGCTTTCTAAGATAAAAAATTTTAATAATAACTCTAAGAATTCAAGTCAGTATAGTCTGCCAAAAATAACCACCCCCTCATTTGATAATCTTTCAATAAAAATATCTGTTGGGCTATTATTTTTAATTTTGTTATTTATCAGTCCAGACTCTAATAATAGAATTTTACTCTCTATCTCAACATTAATACTTACCTATACTCAAATTAAATCAGGGAAAAGATTTATAGGTTCTCTGGGTTGGAGTGTTACTTTTCTCTCGATAGGATTAATATTTGGCGGATTGCTTGAAAACAACTCTTTCATTCAAGAAGTATCAAACAACTCTTTATCAATACAAAAAATTCAAAGTATTCCAGCCATGGTTATTTTATGGCTAGGCATAATTTTTTTATGA
- the hslO gene encoding Hsp33 family molecular chaperone HslO codes for MQDRIVRATAANGGIRLVAVLTTESSLEAKKRHGLSYLTTSILGRAFSASLLLASSMKIMHGRVTLRVRSDGPLKGLLVDAGRDGKVRGYVGNPNLELDLVKIDNNKYSFDFTKAIGTGYLNVIRDSGFGEPFTSTVELVNGNIAEDLASYLYHSEQTPSAVFIGEKIQNKSVICSGGLLAQVLPKKDTDPLLVSLLEERCKEINSFSEDLFKSKDNLLSLIRNIFPDIDDKSISEKARSQEVSFKCKCSKQRSLNAMRMLDKSELKDILKKDGKAELVCEFCKNKYLINYEEIKSLIENQS; via the coding sequence ATGCAGGATAGGATAGTACGGGCTACTGCAGCCAATGGAGGAATAAGATTAGTTGCGGTCTTAACAACAGAATCTTCTTTAGAAGCAAAAAAAAGACACGGTCTTTCTTATTTAACCACCAGTATCTTAGGCAGAGCATTTAGTGCTTCACTGCTTTTAGCAAGCTCGATGAAGATAATGCATGGGAGAGTTACTTTAAGAGTTAGATCTGACGGACCTTTAAAGGGATTACTAGTTGATGCAGGTAGAGACGGAAAAGTCAGGGGTTATGTAGGGAATCCTAATTTAGAATTAGACTTAGTCAAAATAGATAATAATAAATATTCTTTTGATTTTACAAAAGCAATAGGTACAGGATATTTAAATGTAATTAGAGATAGTGGTTTTGGAGAACCCTTTACAAGCACTGTTGAATTAGTAAACGGTAATATTGCTGAAGACTTAGCTTCATATTTATATCACTCAGAGCAAACGCCCTCTGCTGTATTTATTGGAGAAAAAATTCAAAATAAAAGTGTTATTTGTAGCGGGGGCTTATTAGCTCAAGTTCTACCTAAAAAAGATACTGACCCTCTACTTGTCTCACTACTTGAAGAAAGATGTAAAGAAATTAATTCTTTCAGCGAAGACCTATTTAAGTCAAAAGATAATCTTCTTTCTTTAATTAGAAATATATTTCCCGATATTGACGATAAATCAATCTCTGAAAAAGCTCGTTCACAAGAAGTTAGTTTTAAATGCAAGTGTTCCAAACAAAGAAGTTTGAATGCTATGAGAATGCTTGATAAGAGCGAGTTGAAGGACATCCTCAAGAAAGATGGCAAAGCAGAGTTAGTTTGTGAATTTTGTAAGAATAAATATCTTATAAATTATGAAGAAATTAAATCATTGATAGAAAATCAATCATAA
- a CDS encoding ABC transporter ATP-binding protein, whose amino-acid sequence MLDLKEISYQPQTGERKIIDNLNLKVHENEIILICGNSGSGKTTLLEIISGLTNPQKGKITWKNKILSPRQRRWFCGVVFQFPERYFIGTTIGKELKIGHKSLREKNIEIVLNKVGLKKINLTQPPEQLSGGQQRRLAVAVQLLRNPSILLLDEPTAGLDYSMRNDVKNLILDLKNKNTIIIVTHEPAIFEGIPSRILFLEKGKIKNFMKENHAG is encoded by the coding sequence ATGCTTGATTTAAAAGAAATATCATATCAACCCCAAACTGGTGAAAGAAAAATAATAGACAATTTAAATTTAAAAGTTCATGAAAATGAAATTATTTTAATTTGCGGCAATAGTGGTTCTGGGAAAACAACACTACTCGAAATAATAAGCGGATTAACGAATCCACAAAAAGGAAAAATTACTTGGAAAAATAAAATTTTGTCTCCTAGACAAAGAAGATGGTTTTGTGGAGTAGTATTCCAATTTCCTGAAAGATACTTTATAGGTACAACCATTGGGAAAGAGTTAAAAATAGGCCATAAATCTTTAAGAGAAAAAAATATAGAAATAGTTTTAAATAAAGTTGGTTTGAAAAAAATTAATCTGACTCAACCACCAGAACAGCTAAGTGGCGGACAACAAAGGCGCTTAGCTGTAGCAGTTCAACTACTTAGAAACCCCTCAATTCTTTTACTTGATGAACCAACTGCTGGATTAGACTATTCAATGAGAAATGATGTGAAGAATTTAATTCTGGATTTAAAAAATAAAAATACAATTATTATTGTTACCCATGAACCTGCCATATTTGAGGGAATTCCTTCTAGGATATTATTCTTGGAAAAAGGGAAAATCAAAAATTTCATGAAAGAAAATCATGCAGGATAG
- a CDS encoding DUF3531 family protein: MNIIFREVDPFNCWIWIRFSESPTQDEKNYLDGVFDSWYVLGRLGGFNSENLQTHEEGSDLSWMSYDNEQKNASLPALMHNLGIMEYQNLWGRCWVDFGTSDSISIDILINSLNEISNNYVKIEELIIGGENNDWAIEEHEDLVFKD; the protein is encoded by the coding sequence ATGAATATTATTTTTAGGGAAGTTGATCCTTTTAATTGTTGGATATGGATCAGGTTTTCAGAGTCACCAACTCAAGATGAAAAAAATTATTTAGATGGTGTTTTTGATAGTTGGTACGTTTTAGGAAGGTTAGGTGGATTTAACTCTGAAAATTTGCAAACTCATGAAGAGGGTTCCGATCTAAGTTGGATGTCCTACGATAATGAACAAAAAAATGCATCTCTTCCAGCCTTAATGCATAATTTAGGAATTATGGAATATCAAAACCTGTGGGGAAGATGTTGGGTTGATTTTGGAACTTCAGACTCCATTTCAATAGATATATTAATTAATTCTTTGAATGAGATATCAAATAATTATGTAAAAATTGAAGAGTTAATTATTGGGGGTGAAAATAATGATTGGGCAATTGAAGAACATGAGGATTTAGTTTTCAAAGATTAA
- a CDS encoding 16S rRNA (uracil(1498)-N(3))-methyltransferase — protein sequence MEDLTRLIISHERIENIKNNNLELSKEEAHYLNKVMRIKNGKEIFIANGEGLLWKAIKVKNDCLEIIQLNKPYLFQEQETYLLGIAVVIPKSGFEDILKMCTEIGIDFIQPLFSERQVNKNLNFSRKLLRWNLIIKEAVEQSERLWKPSILNGMDIIEWIKSRDNQERVSISITREETLYDLNQWLRKQQEFGNKKGGIFWNVIGPEGGWSSKEIDFFNKNNITFVKLSDTILRTSTASINASSILNQWRIDLKLTN from the coding sequence ATGGAAGACTTAACAAGATTAATTATTTCCCATGAGAGAATTGAAAATATTAAGAACAATAATTTAGAACTTTCTAAGGAAGAGGCTCATTATTTAAATAAAGTAATGAGGATAAAAAATGGAAAAGAAATATTTATAGCAAACGGAGAGGGTTTATTATGGAAAGCTATAAAAGTTAAAAATGATTGTTTAGAAATAATTCAATTAAATAAACCTTACTTATTTCAAGAACAAGAAACATACTTATTAGGAATAGCTGTTGTTATACCAAAAAGTGGTTTTGAGGATATTTTAAAAATGTGTACTGAAATAGGAATTGATTTTATACAGCCATTATTTTCAGAAAGACAGGTAAACAAAAATTTAAATTTTTCTAGAAAACTTTTGAGATGGAATTTAATTATCAAAGAAGCAGTTGAGCAAAGTGAGAGATTATGGAAACCATCTATTTTAAATGGAATGGATATTATTGAATGGATAAAAAGTAGAGATAATCAAGAAAGAGTTTCAATTTCCATAACTAGAGAAGAAACACTATATGACTTAAATCAATGGTTAAGAAAACAACAAGAATTTGGAAATAAAAAAGGAGGTATTTTTTGGAATGTAATTGGTCCTGAAGGAGGTTGGTCCTCTAAAGAAATTGATTTTTTTAATAAAAATAACATTACCTTTGTTAAACTTTCCGACACTATCTTAAGAACTTCGACAGCTAGTATTAACGCATCATCAATTCTAAATCAGTGGAGAATTGATTTGAAATTAACGAATTAA